A genomic window from Flavobacterium sp. I3-2 includes:
- a CDS encoding AAA family ATPase translates to MEATTITTDIRSINEKIERESAFIDLLVNEMNKTIVGQRHMIDRLLIGLLGQGHILLEGVPGLAKTLAINTLSKAVHGSFSRIQFTPDLLPADVVGTMIYNVKENDFKIKKGPIFANFVLADEINRAPAKVQSALLEAMQEKQVTIGETTHKLQKPFLVMATQNPVEQEGTYPLPEAQMDRFMLKTVIDYPKLEEERLVMRQNLSGSGATINPVVSMEQILRAQEAVKEVYMDEKIEKYILDIIFATRYPEQFKLDSLKPFISYGASPRGSINLALAAKCYAFIKRRGYVIPEDVRAVVIDVLRHRIGVTYEAEAENVTSVDIINKIVNEIQVP, encoded by the coding sequence ATGGAAGCAACAACAATAACAACAGACATTAGATCAATCAACGAAAAAATTGAAAGAGAAAGTGCTTTTATCGATCTATTAGTCAACGAAATGAACAAAACAATCGTTGGGCAACGTCACATGATTGATCGTTTATTAATCGGATTATTAGGTCAAGGTCATATTTTGTTAGAAGGAGTGCCTGGATTGGCAAAAACATTAGCAATTAATACTTTGTCAAAAGCAGTTCACGGTTCTTTTAGTCGTATTCAGTTTACTCCAGATTTATTACCAGCCGATGTGGTTGGAACCATGATTTATAACGTTAAAGAAAACGATTTTAAAATTAAAAAAGGTCCAATTTTCGCAAACTTCGTACTTGCCGATGAGATCAATCGTGCGCCAGCAAAAGTACAATCTGCTTTGTTAGAAGCGATGCAAGAGAAGCAAGTAACAATTGGAGAAACTACACATAAATTACAAAAACCATTTTTAGTAATGGCAACGCAAAACCCAGTTGAACAAGAAGGAACATATCCGTTACCAGAAGCTCAAATGGACCGTTTTATGTTGAAAACAGTAATTGATTACCCAAAATTAGAAGAAGAACGTTTGGTAATGCGTCAAAATTTAAGTGGAAGTGGAGCAACTATTAACCCAGTTGTTTCTATGGAACAAATTTTAAGAGCACAAGAAGCTGTCAAAGAAGTTTATATGGACGAGAAAATCGAGAAATATATCTTAGATATTATTTTCGCAACTCGTTACCCAGAACAATTTAAATTAGATAGCTTAAAACCTTTCATCAGTTACGGAGCTTCGCCTCGTGGAAGTATCAATTTGGCTTTAGCTGCTAAATGTTACGCTTTCATTAAACGTAGAGGTTATGTAATTCCAGAAGATGTTCGTGCAGTTGTAATCGATGTATTACGCCACAGAATTGGAGTTACTTACGAAGCAGAAGCAGAAAACGTAACTTCTGTTGATATCATCAACAAAATCGTAAACGAAATCCAAGTTCCATAA
- a CDS encoding DUF5929 domain-containing protein translates to MINKRLLIKNLLAHFDENSFFDKKRQLNLHTKEGKAKFLKHICALSNSNPNNNSYIVVGVEDTDNEIVGDDFYDDSNIQHLVNAFLMHPPKIAYENVRFPHLSSNKVVGLVTIFPKQEISYFKNKIYIIEKFAAFSRIGSNTVPHYEKQLFDNKVLVESIENNSRNDLKQTITDVLDFINVTHVNRHPKYEVFKEYFVLCWAGNVKWIRGKRFLSRVDIFLVNEHLNLFYSELDEVTIEYNENEFVITEYIKLGLKEATSYYPFSKQTITFFDNVTYKIESELIFELPPYNRKLLHHIYNSNLVLIRKLKNKESLTFSEERDLDYLSHSMMICYLNGFSEAKNDLINCKDYLKNSQNPNLFISFKEVMRILRKLKYETNKNE, encoded by the coding sequence ATGATAAATAAACGCCTACTTATTAAGAATTTACTAGCTCATTTTGATGAGAACAGTTTTTTTGATAAAAAAAGGCAGCTAAATTTACACACAAAAGAAGGTAAAGCAAAATTTTTAAAACATATTTGTGCTTTGTCTAATTCTAACCCGAATAACAACTCGTATATCGTTGTAGGTGTTGAAGATACAGATAATGAAATCGTAGGTGATGACTTTTATGATGACAGTAATATTCAGCATTTGGTTAATGCTTTTTTAATGCATCCGCCTAAAATTGCTTACGAAAACGTCAGATTTCCTCATTTAAGTTCTAATAAAGTAGTAGGTTTGGTTACTATTTTTCCGAAACAAGAAATTAGTTACTTTAAAAATAAAATCTACATCATTGAAAAGTTTGCAGCTTTTTCTAGAATCGGTAGCAACACCGTTCCACATTACGAAAAACAATTGTTTGATAATAAAGTCTTAGTTGAATCAATCGAAAATAATTCAAGAAACGATTTAAAACAAACCATTACCGATGTATTAGATTTTATTAATGTTACACATGTAAACCGACATCCAAAATACGAGGTTTTTAAAGAATATTTTGTGCTTTGTTGGGCAGGAAATGTAAAATGGATTCGTGGAAAACGCTTTCTTTCTCGAGTTGATATTTTTTTGGTAAACGAACATTTGAATTTGTTTTATTCTGAACTTGATGAAGTTACTATCGAATACAATGAAAACGAATTTGTAATAACCGAATATATCAAGTTAGGATTAAAAGAAGCAACTTCATATTATCCGTTTAGTAAGCAAACCATTACATTTTTCGATAACGTTACTTACAAAATTGAATCTGAATTAATTTTTGAACTTCCGCCTTATAATCGAAAATTGTTGCATCATATTTACAACTCAAATTTAGTTTTGATTCGGAAGTTAAAGAATAAAGAATCGTTAACTTTTTCTGAAGAACGCGATTTAGATTATTTATCACATTCGATGATGATTTGTTATTTAAATGGATTTTCAGAAGCGAAAAACGACTTGATTAATTGCAAAGATTATTTAAAGAATTCACAAAATCCGAACCTTTTTATTTCATTTAAAGAAGTTATGCGTATCTTACGCAAGTTGAAATATGAAACAAATAAAAATGAATAA
- a CDS encoding metallophosphoesterase family protein → MKQIKMNNTFVIGDIHGGLKALQQVLERANITQNDKLIFLGDYVDGWSDTANLLDFLIDLNKKQDCIFLMGNHEEMVLKWLKGEEDNELWRFHGGQSTVDIYENISDEKKQLHIAFLSNLKEYYLDDNNRLFIHAGFTNLKGVDFEFFRPLFWWDRTLWETAMALGKDILEDDIRYPSRFKLYSEIFIGHTPVTRFNESEPMHFANIWNVDTGAAFKGKLTLMNIETKQFWQSDSLPDLYPNEKGRNI, encoded by the coding sequence ATGAAACAAATAAAAATGAATAACACTTTTGTAATCGGAGACATTCATGGCGGTTTAAAAGCTTTGCAACAAGTTTTAGAACGTGCGAATATTACCCAAAACGACAAATTGATTTTTCTTGGCGATTATGTTGATGGTTGGAGCGATACGGCAAATCTTTTAGATTTTTTGATTGACTTAAATAAAAAACAAGATTGCATTTTTTTAATGGGCAATCATGAAGAAATGGTTTTGAAATGGCTAAAAGGCGAAGAAGATAATGAATTGTGGCGTTTTCATGGTGGACAATCAACAGTTGATATTTACGAGAATATTTCCGACGAAAAAAAGCAACTTCATATTGCATTTTTATCAAACTTAAAAGAATATTATTTAGACGATAACAATCGATTGTTTATTCATGCTGGATTTACGAATCTTAAAGGTGTTGATTTTGAATTTTTCAGACCACTATTTTGGTGGGATCGTACATTGTGGGAAACTGCAATGGCTTTAGGTAAAGATATTTTGGAAGATGATATTCGTTATCCGTCAAGATTTAAATTGTATTCCGAAATTTTTATCGGTCACACACCTGTTACTCGATTTAATGAATCCGAACCTATGCATTTTGCAAACATTTGGAATGTTGATACCGGAGCAGCTTTTAAGGGAAAACTAACCTTGATGAATATAGAAACAAAACAATTTTGGCAAAGCGATTCACTTCCTGATTTGTATCCGAATGAAAAAGGCAGAAATATTTAA
- a CDS encoding DUF3575 domain-containing protein, giving the protein MKKIAVIACVLGSVFSSQAQKLNEVKWNVLNTIVNTSVELGYEHFIDTDQSVGVDLFINDRFSYFGQNKKEGKYKQFNTNSVAVNYNFYFGGKDGEHASGIYASPFLKYRFGNYKHDEKIGGINQRVETDMNSFILGVGVGYKLVKNDSFTVSPFINIARDFSKEVVDEFSGVEINAGINIGYRF; this is encoded by the coding sequence ATGAAAAAAATAGCTGTTATTGCATGCGTTTTAGGAAGTGTTTTTTCTTCTCAAGCACAAAAATTGAATGAAGTTAAATGGAATGTTTTAAATACTATAGTAAATACATCTGTTGAACTTGGTTACGAACATTTTATTGACACAGACCAATCAGTTGGAGTCGATTTATTTATAAACGATCGTTTTTCTTACTTTGGTCAAAATAAAAAAGAAGGAAAATACAAACAGTTTAACACAAACAGTGTGGCTGTGAATTACAATTTTTACTTTGGAGGTAAAGATGGCGAACATGCTTCTGGTATTTATGCGTCACCTTTTTTAAAATATCGTTTTGGAAATTACAAGCACGACGAAAAAATTGGAGGAATTAATCAACGTGTAGAAACAGACATGAATTCGTTTATATTAGGAGTTGGTGTTGGTTATAAATTGGTTAAAAATGATTCGTTCACCGTTTCTCCTTTTATTAACATCGCAAGAGATTTCAGCAAAGAAGTTGTAGATGAATTTAGTGGAGTAGAAATTAATGCTGGTATTAATATCGGTTACCGTTTTTAA
- a CDS encoding CvpA family protein translates to MLVVDIIIACLIGYALYKGFKEGLILALISLVSLIAGIFISLKFSFLFKDWIFEKTQWNPNVITICAFVFTFVLVLIGVQLLGKALTKILKTVALGGLNRLAGAVFLALKMILIISVVLNLFQKINFNNYLVSDETLNKSFFYQPIEDFSKLVYPMMEEWYQMTLEAVDEQADKLNDNLKEV, encoded by the coding sequence ATGTTGGTTGTTGATATTATCATTGCGTGTTTAATCGGATATGCTTTATATAAAGGTTTTAAAGAAGGTTTGATTTTAGCTTTGATTTCTTTAGTTTCGTTAATTGCGGGAATTTTTATTTCGCTTAAATTTTCTTTTTTATTTAAAGATTGGATTTTTGAAAAAACACAGTGGAATCCGAATGTCATTACTATTTGCGCTTTTGTTTTTACTTTTGTGTTGGTTTTGATTGGTGTTCAATTGCTTGGGAAAGCATTGACTAAAATTTTAAAAACAGTTGCTTTGGGTGGTTTGAATCGTTTGGCTGGTGCTGTTTTTCTTGCTTTAAAAATGATTTTAATTATTAGTGTTGTTTTGAATTTATTTCAAAAAATTAATTTTAATAATTATTTAGTTTCAGATGAAACATTGAATAAATCGTTTTTTTATCAACCGATTGAAGATTTCTCAAAGCTTGTTTATCCAATGATGGAGGAGTGGTATCAAATGACTTTAGAAGCGGTTGATGAACAAGCTGATAAATTAAATGATAATTTAAAAGAAGTGTAA
- the pheS gene encoding phenylalanine--tRNA ligase subunit alpha yields MIDKIKELIGEAQAFTTDNKETLDAFRIKFISKKGLVNEIFAEFKNVPNDQKKDFGQAINTLKNTVEEKIKSIQDALEAKEESNGLFGDLTRPGTPINLGSRHPISLVKNQVIDIFSNIGFNVSEGPEIEDDWHNFEALNFPAHHPARDMQDTFFVQMNPDQLLRTHTSSVQTRYMENNKPPIRTISPGRVFRNEAISSRSHCIFHQVEGLYIDKNVSFADLKQTLMYFTKEMFGKSKIRLRPSYFPFTEPSAELDVYWGLKTETDYRITKGTGWLEIMGCGMVDPNVLKAVNIDSNEYSGFAFGMGIERMAMLLYQLGDIRMYFENDVRFLEQFKANF; encoded by the coding sequence ATGATAGATAAAATTAAAGAGTTAATTGGTGAAGCGCAAGCATTTACAACCGATAACAAAGAAACATTAGACGCATTTAGAATTAAATTTATTTCTAAAAAAGGTTTAGTTAACGAAATATTCGCCGAATTTAAGAATGTACCAAACGACCAGAAAAAAGATTTTGGTCAAGCGATTAACACCTTAAAAAATACGGTTGAAGAAAAAATAAAAAGTATTCAAGATGCTTTAGAAGCAAAAGAAGAGTCTAATGGGCTTTTTGGCGATTTAACTCGACCAGGAACTCCTATTAATTTAGGTTCTCGTCACCCAATTTCTTTGGTTAAAAATCAAGTAATTGATATTTTTTCGAACATTGGCTTTAACGTTTCTGAAGGTCCAGAAATCGAAGACGATTGGCATAACTTCGAAGCATTGAATTTCCCAGCACATCACCCAGCTCGTGATATGCAAGATACGTTTTTTGTGCAAATGAATCCAGATCAACTGTTGCGTACACACACATCGTCTGTACAAACACGTTATATGGAAAATAACAAACCACCAATTCGTACCATTTCTCCGGGACGCGTTTTCCGTAACGAAGCTATTTCATCACGTTCGCATTGTATTTTTCATCAAGTAGAAGGTTTATACATCGACAAGAACGTTTCGTTTGCAGATTTAAAACAAACCTTAATGTACTTTACTAAAGAAATGTTTGGTAAATCAAAAATTCGTTTACGTCCATCGTATTTTCCATTTACTGAACCAAGTGCAGAACTTGATGTGTATTGGGGATTAAAAACCGAAACGGATTACCGAATCACAAAAGGCACAGGTTGGTTAGAAATTATGGGTTGCGGAATGGTGGATCCAAATGTTCTAAAAGCAGTTAATATCGATTCTAATGAATATTCTGGTTTTGCTTTCGGAATGGGAATTGAGCGTATGGCAATGCTTTTATATCAATTAGGTGATATACGTATGTATTTTGAAAACGACGTTCGTTTCTTAGAACAATTCAAAGCGAATTTCTAA
- a CDS encoding NAD-dependent epimerase/dehydratase family protein, with protein MNTTILIIGACGQIGTELTAKLREVYGIDNVIASDIRKGEQEVFQTGPFEVLDAMNLEQVTAVVEKYKVDEVYLMAALLSATAEKNPAFAWDLNMNSLFHVLNLAKENKIKKIFWPSSIAVFGPTTPKNNTPQYTVMEPSTVYGISKQAGERWCEYYFNKFGVDVRSIRYPGLISWKTLPGGGTTDYAVDIYYKAIEENKYNCFLSEETGLPMMFMDDAIKATIGIMQAKKEDVKIRSSYNLSAMSFTPKELAACIAEEQKDFSITYEPDFRQAIADSWPSSIDDSQARKDWGWSHDFDMKKMTKTMLENLKTKLAEI; from the coding sequence ATGAACACAACAATATTAATCATTGGAGCTTGCGGACAAATCGGTACTGAATTAACCGCTAAGCTTAGAGAAGTTTACGGAATTGATAATGTAATTGCTTCAGACATTAGAAAAGGAGAACAAGAAGTTTTTCAAACAGGTCCTTTCGAAGTACTTGATGCAATGAATTTAGAGCAAGTAACTGCTGTTGTTGAAAAATACAAAGTAGATGAAGTCTATTTAATGGCTGCATTACTTTCTGCAACTGCTGAGAAAAATCCTGCTTTTGCTTGGGATTTGAATATGAATTCTCTTTTTCATGTGTTGAATTTAGCTAAAGAAAATAAAATCAAGAAAATTTTCTGGCCATCTAGTATAGCTGTTTTTGGACCAACTACTCCAAAAAATAATACACCTCAATATACCGTAATGGAACCTTCAACAGTTTATGGTATTTCAAAACAAGCAGGTGAACGTTGGTGTGAATATTATTTCAATAAATTTGGTGTTGATGTTCGTAGTATTCGTTATCCAGGTTTAATTTCTTGGAAAACGTTACCAGGCGGCGGAACAACAGATTACGCAGTTGATATTTATTACAAAGCAATCGAAGAAAATAAATACAATTGTTTTCTTTCTGAAGAAACAGGTTTGCCAATGATGTTTATGGATGATGCAATCAAAGCTACCATTGGAATTATGCAAGCTAAAAAAGAAGATGTAAAAATTCGTTCATCGTATAATTTATCTGCGATGAGTTTTACACCTAAAGAATTAGCAGCGTGCATTGCCGAAGAACAAAAAGATTTTTCTATTACTTACGAACCAGATTTCCGACAAGCAATTGCAGATTCTTGGCCTTCTAGTATTGATGATTCTCAAGCGAGAAAAGATTGGGGATGGAGTCATGATTTTGATATGAAAAAAATGACTAAAACCATGTTAGAAAATCTTAAAACAAAATTAGCAGAAATATAA
- a CDS encoding cupin domain-containing protein, producing the protein MKIQSFTTDLVFDTERIQTKVILETSFSKEIRIALSKGQLMKEHKAPFPIVIHVLQGSINLGSEGEIQEMNAGDLITLDANVPHDLRANENSIIRLTLSKLDTIARVESLI; encoded by the coding sequence ATGAAAATACAATCTTTTACAACAGATTTGGTTTTTGATACTGAACGCATCCAAACCAAAGTGATTTTAGAAACTTCGTTTTCTAAAGAAATTCGAATTGCACTTTCGAAAGGACAATTAATGAAAGAACATAAAGCGCCATTTCCGATTGTAATTCACGTGCTTCAAGGTTCTATTAATTTAGGTTCTGAAGGGGAAATACAAGAAATGAATGCTGGAGATTTGATAACTTTAGATGCAAATGTTCCGCATGATTTAAGAGCTAATGAGAATTCGATAATTCGTCTAACCTTATCTAAATTAGACACAATTGCTAGAGTTGAATCTTTGATTTAA
- a CDS encoding DinB family protein codes for MKIHFEKLFTYNYEMNQRLFDLFSVNLNQVNEKSINLINHIVNAHQIWNSRINCQQPFEVWQTQSFFDLTEINQSNFQNTIEILDNRTLEELISYSNSKNEVFSNTIDDVLFHIINHSTYHRAQIATNLKQIHIEPANTDYIFYRRK; via the coding sequence ATGAAAATACATTTCGAAAAGCTCTTTACATATAATTATGAAATGAATCAACGTTTGTTTGATTTGTTTTCTGTGAACTTAAACCAAGTTAACGAGAAAAGTATTAATTTGATTAATCATATTGTCAATGCTCATCAAATTTGGAATTCAAGAATTAATTGTCAACAGCCTTTTGAAGTTTGGCAAACTCAAAGTTTTTTTGATTTAACCGAAATTAATCAGTCAAATTTTCAAAATACCATCGAGATTCTCGATAATAGAACTTTAGAAGAACTTATTTCGTATTCAAATTCTAAGAATGAAGTTTTTTCAAATACGATTGATGATGTACTATTTCATATTATCAATCATTCGACATACCATCGCGCTCAAATCGCAACCAATTTAAAACAAATACATATAGAACCTGCAAATACCGATTATATATTTTATCGTAGGAAATAA